In a genomic window of Quercus lobata isolate SW786 chromosome 4, ValleyOak3.0 Primary Assembly, whole genome shotgun sequence:
- the LOC115985789 gene encoding TMV resistance protein N-like, whose protein sequence is MNIDDDDNLPCFEMNIDDYDLPCFNMNIDDYDDNLVDCSVNSSFEELQMACLEIPTNSMSPQRLSTSSQSSSSTRWWKYDVFLNFRTEDTRRSFTNHLYDDLKRKGVLTFRDDEKLERGKSISQELLNAIEESRFAIIIFSRNYASSTWCLNELEKIVRSMKEIGLTILPVFHDKLISFDI, encoded by the exons ATGAATATCGACGATGACGACAACCTGCCTTGTTTCGAGATGAATATCGACGACTATGACCTGCCTTGTTTCAATATGAATATCGACGACTACGACGACAACCTTGTTGA TTGTAGCGTTAATAGCTCTTTCGAGGAGTTGCAGATGGCATGCTTGGAAATTCCAACGAATTCCATGAGCCCTCAAAGATTGTCAACATCATCacaatcttcttcttcaacacGTTGGTGGAAATACGATGTCTTTCTCAATTTTAGAACGGAGGACACGCGGAGAAGTTTTACAAACCATCTATATGATGATTTGAAAAGGAAGGGTGTTTTGACCTTTAGGGACGATGAAAAACTTGAGAGAGGAAAATCAATTTCACAAGAGCTCTTGAATGCCATAGAAGAATCCAGATTTGCTATTATCATTTTCTCAAGAAACTATGCATCTTCGACATGGTGCTTAAATGAGCTTGAAAAGATTGTTAGATCCATGAAAGAGATAGGATTGACAATTCTGCCAGTTTTTCATGACAAACTTATTTCTTTTgatatataa